A window of Actinomadura viridis genomic DNA:
GGTGACCTTGGCCAGCGGCATCATCGCCACGTTGCGGTTGAACACGCCGTTGACGACCATCACCCGGTGCTCGGTCACCAGGAAGAACTCGACGGACCAGGCGATGACCTTCCAGACCAGGTAGCCCAGCGCGGCCAGCCAGGCCCACCAGATCCACCAGGTGCCGGCGATGGTGGCCACGAAGGCGCACATGATCAGCCCGGCCAGCGCCACGAGGACGGGGAACAGCAGGACGGCGGGATGGCGCCGCACCGCGATG
This region includes:
- a CDS encoding PH domain-containing protein — translated: MVHRDASTRTVDKYLMAHEGRVIAVRRHPAVLLFPVLVALAGLIMCAFVATIAGTWWIWWAWLAALGYLVWKVIAWSVEFFLVTEHRVMVVNGVFNRNVAMMPLAKVTDIALERSVLGRMLGYGEFVMESAGQKQALRNVGFMPYPEQLYLEVSSVIFGAEDGSPD